Genomic DNA from Arthrobacter sp. B1I2:
AAAGTAGGCATGAGCTCGAGCATGCCGACGTTCACGTGGCGTGGGGTATCGATCGCGTAGTCCAGGGCGTTGACGATGTCGTCCGTGGTCAGGGACTCGTAGCCCTCATAGTAGGTTTCCCAGGCCTCAAGCATGGCCTCGGGACTGCCGCCCATGTTCCGGCCGAAGATCTCCGTTTCCACCCGCCCCGGGCAGATTTCCGTGACGCGGATCCGTTTGCCCACGGTATCGTTCCGGAGCTGCCGGGAGACCTGGTGCACCGCGGCCTTGGTGGCGTGGTAAACAGTGTGGCCATAGAAGTTGTACAGGCCGGCAATCGAGCTGATGTTGACCACATGGCCCAGGTCGCGCTCCACCATGCCGGGCAGGACCAGCCGGGTCAGCTGCAGCAGCCCGCGGAGGTTGACGTCCACGAGTTCGTCGATGTCCTGCTCGGATGAATCAAGGATGTTGCCCGGCCGGGAGACGCCGGCGCAGTTGACCAGGACGTCGATCTCCAGGTCCTGGACCGCGGCGGTCAGGGCTGTCGTGTCGGTCAAGTCGACGACGTGGGGAACTGCGCCCGTCTTGTCCGCCAGCTCTTTGAGCCGTTCCTCGTTGCGGGCTACTGCATGGACGGTAAGGCCCCTCTTGGTGAGGCGTTCGGCGATGGCGGCGCCCATCCCTGTGGAAGCGCCTGTCACGAGGGCAGTTGAATAGTCTGAAAATGGCATGAAAGTCTCCTGTGAAGGTGGGCGAAGGTACCCGGTTTGGAAGCGGTGGGGCCTTGTGGCCGTTTTTTATGCGTCGCGAAGGGGCAGGTGGGCGCGGTCCTTGACGCGGCTTACCGCTGCAAGGGTGCCGAGGGCGGTAATGACCGCGTAGAAAGCCGGCATGTAGATGTTGCCCGTTTCGGAGATGAGCCAGGTCATCAGCAATGGGGCCGTTCCGCCAAAGAGGGCCGAGGAGATGTTGTAGCCCAGGCCGTAGGCGGAGTAGCGGACGCGGGTGGGAAACAGCTCAACAATCAGGATATGGATGACGGCGGTATGGCCGGCGAAGACGACGGCCATGATGGACGCGCCGAGTATGGCCAGGCCCATGTTGCCGGTGGCAATCAGCGCGTAGGACGGAACGCCGAGGACGGCCATGGCGATTGCGGAGCCGGCGATGACCTTCTTGCGGCCGATACGGTCAGAAAGAGCCCCCATGAACGGGATGGCAAAGCAGATAACCACCAGGCTGCATGCCGTCACCAGCAGGGCTTCGCCGATGGTGAAGTTGAGCTGCTTGCCCTTGAGGAACGTGGGCATGTAGGAGAACAGGACGTAGTAGCCGGAGCCGTTCATGAGCGGGATGAAGAGCGCCAGGAGCATGGCGCGCCGGTGCTCAGCGGACTGGAAGGCCTCTTTGAGGGGGTTCTTGGAGAGACCGCCCTCTTCCTTGAGCTTCTGGAAGTTGGGGGTGTCGCTGATGGCCTTGCGGATGTACCAGCCGATGATGCCCATGGGGATGGCAACCAGGAACGGGATTCGCCAGGCGAAGGACCCAAAGCCACCGCCCTCAATGGCTGCCTGCGTGAGCCACGGGGACATCGAGTAGGCCACGAGGGTGCCGGTGAGCAGTGCTGCGAAGGATGCAATCTGTGCGTAGGACGTGATGACGCCGCGCTTGCCTTCGGGGGCGTGTTCGGCCAGGAAGGTCATGGCACCGGCAGCTTCACCGCCCACGGAGAAGCCCTGCAGGAGCCGGAGGAGGACCAGCAGTACCGGCGCAGCGATGCCGATCGCGGCGTAGTCCGGGAGCAGTCCGATACCGGCCGTGGCAGCGCTGATCAACATAATCACGAAGACCAGCAGCTTTTGCCGGCCGATGATGTCCCCGAGGTAGCCGCAGACCACCGCACCCAGGGGCCGCACGAAGAACGAGACGGCATATCCGGCAAAAACGAAAAGCAAGGCGTTGTCCGGGTTGCCCGGGGCCAGGAAGACAAGGGCCAGGGTACCTGCCATGAAGGCGAAGATGCCATTGTCGTAGAGTTCCACGAAGATCCCGACGCAGCCGGCCGTTACTACTTTCCGGGCTTGTCGCGCATCGAGGCGGTCATGCTGTTGCGGACTGGCCGCACGCGTTGGTGTTGTCACTTTGGGTTCCTTAAGGGTTTCTGGCACGCCGCGCATGCGCTTAGATTCCTGCAGCGGCGGGGAGTTCCCGCCAGCCGGCGCTCGTTCCGATGCCGAGGAGGCTAAAGACCGTGTTGACTCGGGTTCGGAGCCTTTCCAGCTCCATGCACGCTGCCCGATGCGTGGCGGTGGCTTCTGCAACAGTCGTCCTGCAGAAGTTGATGGTATGCCCGGGCCGGGCCTGCCCGAGCAGGTCCAGGGAACGGGTGGTGGCCACAGCGAGCACCGGGTAGCCGGCCGTCACACCGCGCCCCCGGAGCAGCAGGAGCAGTTCGTCCCGGGACGGTATTTCGATGGCGCCTACGGGGACGCCGCGCGAAAGTACTTCCGCCGTCGTCTGCCGCTCCGGCAAGGCGCCGCCAAGGCGGAGCCCGATGTGGTTGCTTCTGGGGCTGACCGTGTATGTGCTCGTGAACAGCAGTTCTGCGGTGCTGCCGAACTCTTCCACGTCAGGGCCGTCGGTCACCTCTATGACTTGGTGGGTGCTGAAGTCCGGCGCGGCGAAGCCCAGCCGGAACAGCGGCAGGCCAAAGTGGGGCTGGGTGATGGGAGCGGTGGTCTTCTGCGTCGCGATCTCGCTGCCCTCCACGAGCTTCAGGCCGAAGCCCACTACCGTGTCGGGCGCACAACTGCCGAGCAGGGTGGGAACGTCAAAGGACCCGTGGACTGCAATGTAGGCGCGCAGTCCTGTCCGGATTCGACGGATAGCCACTGTTTCTCCTGCCCGGACGGAGACCGGTTCCCACTGCGGGCATTCCCTGCCACCCACGGTAAGGTCCAGGGGGGCGCCGGTGACGGCGATCAGCAGGTCCGTCACCGCCCGCATGCGGAAGTCCAGTGCCGTGATTTCCAGGAGTGGATCATTGTCCAGGTTGCCGGCCAGGATGTTCGCGGCCTTGGCCGAAAACTGGTCCAGCGCACCGTTCACGGGAAGCCCGAACGCAGGCCCTTTGGTTCGTCCCAGGTCGGTGACCACGCAGTGGCCGGGCTGCAGGATGACGAGTGAACCGGTCATGGCCGTGCCTCCAGGAACTGCCCGGCAAAACGGGTGAAGTCCTCCTCAGGGATCTGGTGGAAGCGCAGCTCGTCACCGGGAACGTAGGGAACCAGCGGTTCGCGGGATGCGTCCAGAACGGTCAGGGGTGTCTGGCCGATGACGCACCATCCGCCCGGTGCAACGGCGGGGGCAATCACGGCTTGGCGTCCGGCGACGGACACGGCCCCGGCGGGAACTGAAAGCCGCGGATCCTTGAGCCTGGGCACCGGGAGCGGGAAATCCGGACCGTCCATCATGGGCGAGCCGGCGGGCGCACCCAGGCAACGGATGATGTAGGTCTTTTCGGTGTGCCGGGCGATGACGTCTGCCACCTCCAGGCCCTGGTGCTCCGCCACGCGTTCCAGGTCGGGTCCGCAATCACCGCCGTATACCACCGGCACGTCGAATCGTCGCGGCCGCCGCAGCGCGGTTCCGGCATATTCCAGCTGCCTCATGCCCAGCTGGACGAAGGCCCGGACCTGCCTGGCGGATGTCACGTAGGGATCGAATTCGACCAGGACGGAGTCGTAGGTCGGGACGGCGCCGTAAATGCCTTCGACGGCTGCTGTCCGCAGCCAGGCTGCGAGCGAGTGGACCGCTGTCCAATTGGCTTCCACATCCGATGAGGTGGCGACGGCCCGAAGGGCCGCGTCACCGGCTTCAAAGATTTCGAGGGTAGGAGCTGACATCTCAGGAGACTTTCTGGCTCGTCGGCAGCACCTTGGCCAGCGGCGCGATGGCCACTCCGGCCGCCACGAGCTCGGTCTTGATCAGCCGGGCGAGTTCAACTGCCCCCGGGTTGTCGCCGTGCAGCAGCACGGTATCTGCCTTGATCGGCAAATCACGGCCGGATACTGCCTGGATCAGGCCTTCGCGCACCATGCGAACGGTCCGCTCAACGATGACGTCGGGGTCGTGGATAACGGCGCCGGGCTTGGTGCGCGGTACCAGCGTCCCGTCGTCCTCGTAGGCGCGGTCTGCGATTCCCACGATGGCCACGCGGAGCCCGCGTTCGGCAGCGGCGTCGGCCAGCTCTCCGTCCTGGGCCAGCACGATGAGGTCCGGATCGACGCGCAGGGCTGCGTCCGCCACCGCGTCCGCGTAGTCCGGCCGGGTCGCGACGAGGTTGCCCAGACGGCCGTGCGGCGCCAGGTGCGCCACGGAGCCACCATGATAGGCGGCGAAGGCCTTCAGGGCACCAAGCTGGTAGATGACGTCGTTGCGGACCTCGTCTGCGGTGAGATCCATGGTGCGCCGGCCAAAACCGCGCAGGTCCGGGAAGCTGGGGTGGGCACCGATGCCCACTCCCCTGCTGACGCACGCCGCCACGGTCGCATTCATGATGTCGGGGTCTCCGGCGTGGAACCCGCAGGCGATGTTGGCACTGGAAACGATGTCCAGCAGCGCGTTGTCGTCACCGATTGAGTAGGCACCAAAGCCCTCACCGAGATCCGCTACGAGATCAACTGTTGGCATTCTGGGCCTTCCTCTGCTGGTTGCTGTTGTTGCCCGTTGCACCGTGTTGGTGCGGACCGGACGGAGTGAGCTGGTGGTCCCTGCTGAACGCCCTGGCGGGCACTCCGGGGGACATAAAAAGTCTGTCACCGAGAGCTGAGCCACACAAAGACGTAATCGGTGTCACGGGATAGGGCCCGGTTATGACCCCGGGCCCTATCCTCAGCTGGTGTTGGGCTGCCTGGCGCGGCTTGTCAGAGCGCTTTTCGCAGACCCATGACACGTTCGACAACGACCACCACTGCGAGGGAGATCAGGATCAGGATCACGGAGAGTGCGGCGACCGCCGCATCCGCGGAGTTCTCGACGTAGCGCAACACCTGAACGGGCAGCGTGGGCAACCCTGACTCCGCAACGAAGAGGGAGATGACCGCTTCATCGAAGGAGACAATGAAGGCGATGACCCCGCCGGCAATGACGCCCGGCTGGATGATCGGCAGGGTCACTCGACGGAAGACGGTCCAGGAGTTCGCTCCCAGGATGCGGGCCGCTGCCTCACAGGAAGTGTCCGTGGTGGTCAGGCTCATCAGGGTGGTCCTGATGACGAACGGGATGGTGATGGCAACGTGGCCGATGATGATGCCGGCGTATGTGTTGGTCAGCTTCAGTGGCCCGAACAGCAGGACCATGCCGAGGGCCAGGACAATGCTGGGGATCAGCAGGGGTGAGAGGAAGAACGACTGGACGGCGGCTTTCGCCTTGAACTGGTACCGGTCCAGGGCCAGTGCGGCCGGTACGCCCAGGGCCAGGACAACGATCGTCACCACGACGGCGACGATCACGCTGACCCGCATGCCGTTCATGAAGGTGCTTTCCTCCGGCAGCATCCCGTACCACTTCAGGGTGAAGCCTTCCGGAGGGAAGGACAGGTACTGGTTGGAGGCAAAGGAGACCACGAACACGATCAGCAGCGGGGCCAGCAGGAACAGGTAGAGCAGGAATACCAGGAGGCCGAATGCGGGTTTCGCTGCATTGAAGCGCGGCTTGAACAAGGGTGCTTCGCTCATGGCTAACCTCCGATCTTTCGGGTGAGCCGCTGGTAGACGGCGATGATGAGGCCGAACAGGACCAGCAGGATGACGGATAGCGCCGCGGCGAAGGGCCAGTTCAACAGGCCGGTGGTCTGGTCGTAGATTTCCGTGGCGAGCACCTGGACACTGCCGCCGCCAAGCAGCCGCGGGGTGATGAAGGTGCTGATGGACAGGACGAAGACGAGCAGGAACGCTGTGAGGATGCCTGGCAGGCTCAGCGGCAGGGTTACCCGCGTGAACACGTTGAGCTTGCTGGCTCCCAGCGATCCGGCAGCTTCTTCAAGTTGCGGGCTGAGCCGCCCAAAGCCGGAGATCATAGCCAGGATGGCGTACGGCATGAAGATTTCCACCAGGCCGATGGTGACGCCGGTCATGTTGTTGGTGAGCTTGAGCGGGGTATGGATCACGCCCAGGCCGGTCAATGAAGAGTTGACCAGGCCGTTGGTGCCCAGGATGACCATCCAGCCGTAGGTTCGGACGACGGCGGAGGTCAGGAGGGGTGCGATGGCGATGGCCAGGAGCAGGCTGCGGTATTTGCTCCGGCTCCTGGCCAGGAACAGCGCCACTGGATAAGAGACCAGGATGCACAGGACGCCGACGGTGAGGCCCATTTGGAAGGTGTCCAGCGTGACTTTCCAGTAATACGGATCGGTGAGGGGCTGGAGATAGGTGTCGAACGTAAAGGTCTCTTCAATGACCCCGTCCGGGGCGCCCCGGTTGAACGACATCCGGACCATATAGGCCAGCGGGAAGACGAAGCTGACCAGGAGGCCCAGCAGCCCCGGGATGAGCAGCGCGAGGTAGGTGCGGCGGTTTCGTTTCGCTGTTGCCCGCTCCAGTTCTCCGGTTTCCGCCGGCCGCAGGGCTGACCGTCCGCGTGCCTGGAGCATGGTCATGATGCCTGCCCTTTCGCCAATGGCGGCAGGATGTAGGCATCTTCAGCCGACCAGGACAGGTAGGCTTTGTCGCCGACGCGGGGCAGCTCCCCGCTGGAGGTGAGCAGCTGTGCATTGAAGCTCTTTTGGCCGACCTTGACCGCGACGGACAGCGCGTCCCCCGTGTAGCTGACACGTTCGATGGTCCCTTCGATGGCGTCACGTTCGCCATGGGAGAGGGTCACTTTGAGCCGGTGTGGACGGATCACCAGTTCATGGGTTCCGGCGAGCCCGGAAGAACCAACAGCGCCGAACCCTCCAAGGCCCTCGATATCCACCTTGTAGTAGGACTCGCCCGCGGCGGCAGGCCCCGCTTCGGAGACGACCGTGGCCTGCAGGAAGTTGGCCTGGCCGATGAAGTTGGCCACGAAGTGAGTGCGGGGACGTTCGTAGACGTCGGTGGGTGAGCCAAATTGTTCAATCAGGCCGCCGTTCATGACGGCGATCCGGTCGGCCATGTCGAGTGCCTCGTCCTGGTCGTGGGTGACGAAGAGCGTTGTGGCACGGGTGCGCTGCTGGATGGACCTGATCTCGGTGCGCATGGTTTCGCGGAGTTTCGCGTCCAGGTTGGAGAGAGGCTCATCGAGGAGGAGCAGAGTGGGTTCCACCACCAGTGCCCGGGCAAGCGCGATGCGCTGCTGCTGTCCGCCGGACAGTTCACGTGTCTGGCGCTTGCCGAGATGGCCGAGCTGGACCATCTCCAGGGCCGCGGCGACGCGCTTCTTTTGCTCTGCCTTGGGTGTCTGCCGCATTTGCAGGCCGAAGGCGACGTTTTGCTCCACGTTCATGTGCGGGAACAGGGCATAGGACTGGAAGACCATGCCCATCCCGCGTTTGTTGACGGGGGTGTGGGTGATCTCCTTCCCATCCACCACGATGGACCCCGCGGTGGGGTCCATGAGGCCGGCCACCATCCGAAGCGTGGTGGTCTTGCCGCAGCCCGAAGGGCCCAGGAGCGCCACAAGGTGCCCCTCCTCCACCTGCATGTTCAGGCGGTCGACGGCCGGTTCCAAGCCAGCGGCGTATCGCTTGGTCAGATCAACGATCGACAGTTTTGTTTGACTCACGGTTCAGTTCTCCTGATGCAAAGGGAGGGAGGGGCGCCTGTTGGGGGCGGCTATTTGGTGATGATTTCGCGCTTCCAGGTGTCGGTCCACTTGTCGCGGGCCGAGGACAGGAAGTCGACATCGAGGGGGATGATGTTCAGTGATCCATCCGTGGGTACCACCCGGCTCTTGACGTCGGCCGGAAGTTCCGCGTTCGTTACCGAGGGGGCGTAGAAGAGAGCCTTGGCGAAGGCGGTCTGAGCTTCAGGCGAGAGGGCGTAGTTCATGAAGGTCTTTGCTGCGGCAGAGTGCGGGGCGGCCTTGACCAGGTTGACCGTGTTGATTTGGTAGACGGTGCCTTCCTTCGGGAAGGTGACACCCATCTTCTTGTTGCTTTGGTCGCTGTAGAACTGGCCGCGGGCGTTCTGGCCCAGTCCCAGGACTGTCTGCCCCGTAATGACGTTCTGGTACTCGTCAGGGTTCGGCGCGAAGGTCTGCACGCCTGGTGCCATCTCCTTGAGCTTGGCCACGGCCTTGTCGATGCTCTTGGTGTAGTCCTCGCCCTCCATTTTTGCGGTGATCGCAGTCAGCGAGAGTCCCAGGAGTGATGGCGGTGCGTTGACGTTGATCTTGCCTGCATAGGCGGGGTCCCACAGGACCTTCCAGCTGTCGGGGGCCTGGGGGAAGGTCGTTGTGTCGTAGAGCAAACCGACGGCATCGAGCATGGCGACGGGGCCGTAGCCGTCTTTGTCACGGAACTTCTCCGGGACATTGGCCAGGTTAGGTACGGCCGCCTGGTCAACCTTGTCGAAGAGGCCCTGCTTGTTGCCCGTGGTGGAGACGGAGTTGTCCATGATGGCCACGTCTGTGGCGGGGTTGCTCTTCTGGCCCTGGAGGGCGCTCAGCATCTCCGCGGAGGACCGCTTCGACGAGAAGTTGATCTTGATGTCCGGGTACTTGGCCTTGAAGGGTTCAATGACGGCTGCCGTGTACTGGTCCTGCCACACGCCCGAGTAAGCGATCAGATTGACCTCGCCGGACGTTGCACTGCCGGATCCCGACGATGACGGGGAACCTCCGCAGCCGGACAGAACCATCGCCGACACGGAAATGGCTGCAACGGCCGCCAGCTTTCCTTTTATTGCAATTTTCATCTGAAGCTCTTTCCATTAGAGAAAAATTCGGTTTGGCAGGTGATTCAGAAACATAGCAAAGCTAGGGATTGCTTGTTTCCGAAATGTATATAGAGGACGACTTTCCGCCGCCGGGCCGCTTTATGCAAAACCGGTATGCCGTCATTGCCAACAGTTATGGAGGGCGGGGGCTAGAATGCTGTCATCTAAATGTCATCTGACATTAAAGCTAGGTCGGAGACCTGGATCACACAAAGACCGATTGCATGTCCCGCCATAGCATTCGGATATGACCCCGGCCTTGCCGGTTCTGCAGGAAGATGGAGCGCATGGACACTCGAAAGCTGGCGTACTTCGTAAAGATCGTCGATTCGGGAAGTATCACCAAGGCGGCCGCTGCCCTGCACGTGGCCCAGCCGGCCCTCAGCCAGCAGGTTTCGGCCCTCGAAACCGAGCTGAAACAGCGGCTGTTGATCCGCAGCAAGCAGGGTGTGGAGCCGACGGCGGCCGGGCACACGTTGTACCGGCATGCCCAGACCATCCTGCGCCTGGTGGAGCAGGCACGCCTGGACGTCGCCGCCTCGGGTGCGGCCCCCTCCGGCCGGGTCTCCATCGCGATCGCTCCCTACAGCATGGCTTCCAGCCTCACGCCCCGGATTATTAGTGAAGTGGGGCGGCGGTATCCGGATATCGTCCTGCATATCACCGAGATCTATGGCGGCGTGCTGAGCGAGGCCATCAAGAACGGACGC
This window encodes:
- a CDS encoding SDR family oxidoreductase, producing the protein MPFSDYSTALVTGASTGMGAAIAERLTKRGLTVHAVARNEERLKELADKTGAVPHVVDLTDTTALTAAVQDLEIDVLVNCAGVSRPGNILDSSEQDIDELVDVNLRGLLQLTRLVLPGMVERDLGHVVNISSIAGLYNFYGHTVYHATKAAVHQVSRQLRNDTVGKRIRVTEICPGRVETEIFGRNMGGSPEAMLEAWETYYEGYESLTTDDIVNALDYAIDTPRHVNVGMLELMPTFQVPGGLTFNRRGQAA
- a CDS encoding MFS transporter, which codes for MRGVPETLKEPKVTTPTRAASPQQHDRLDARQARKVVTAGCVGIFVELYDNGIFAFMAGTLALVFLAPGNPDNALLFVFAGYAVSFFVRPLGAVVCGYLGDIIGRQKLLVFVIMLISAATAGIGLLPDYAAIGIAAPVLLVLLRLLQGFSVGGEAAGAMTFLAEHAPEGKRGVITSYAQIASFAALLTGTLVAYSMSPWLTQAAIEGGGFGSFAWRIPFLVAIPMGIIGWYIRKAISDTPNFQKLKEEGGLSKNPLKEAFQSAEHRRAMLLALFIPLMNGSGYYVLFSYMPTFLKGKQLNFTIGEALLVTACSLVVICFAIPFMGALSDRIGRKKVIAGSAIAMAVLGVPSYALIATGNMGLAILGASIMAVVFAGHTAVIHILIVELFPTRVRYSAYGLGYNISSALFGGTAPLLMTWLISETGNIYMPAFYAVITALGTLAAVSRVKDRAHLPLRDA
- a CDS encoding biotin-dependent carboxyltransferase family protein, encoding MTGSLVILQPGHCVVTDLGRTKGPAFGLPVNGALDQFSAKAANILAGNLDNDPLLEITALDFRMRAVTDLLIAVTGAPLDLTVGGRECPQWEPVSVRAGETVAIRRIRTGLRAYIAVHGSFDVPTLLGSCAPDTVVGFGLKLVEGSEIATQKTTAPITQPHFGLPLFRLGFAAPDFSTHQVIEVTDGPDVEEFGSTAELLFTSTYTVSPRSNHIGLRLGGALPERQTTAEVLSRGVPVGAIEIPSRDELLLLLRGRGVTAGYPVLAVATTRSLDLLGQARPGHTINFCRTTVAEATATHRAACMELERLRTRVNTVFSLLGIGTSAGWRELPAAAGI
- a CDS encoding 5-oxoprolinase subunit B family protein, with protein sequence MSAPTLEIFEAGDAALRAVATSSDVEANWTAVHSLAAWLRTAAVEGIYGAVPTYDSVLVEFDPYVTSARQVRAFVQLGMRQLEYAGTALRRPRRFDVPVVYGGDCGPDLERVAEHQGLEVADVIARHTEKTYIIRCLGAPAGSPMMDGPDFPLPVPRLKDPRLSVPAGAVSVAGRQAVIAPAVAPGGWCVIGQTPLTVLDASREPLVPYVPGDELRFHQIPEEDFTRFAGQFLEARP
- a CDS encoding LamB/YcsF family protein; its protein translation is MPTVDLVADLGEGFGAYSIGDDNALLDIVSSANIACGFHAGDPDIMNATVAACVSRGVGIGAHPSFPDLRGFGRRTMDLTADEVRNDVIYQLGALKAFAAYHGGSVAHLAPHGRLGNLVATRPDYADAVADAALRVDPDLIVLAQDGELADAAAERGLRVAIVGIADRAYEDDGTLVPRTKPGAVIHDPDVIVERTVRMVREGLIQAVSGRDLPIKADTVLLHGDNPGAVELARLIKTELVAAGVAIAPLAKVLPTSQKVS
- a CDS encoding ABC transporter permease, producing MSEAPLFKPRFNAAKPAFGLLVFLLYLFLLAPLLIVFVVSFASNQYLSFPPEGFTLKWYGMLPEESTFMNGMRVSVIVAVVVTIVVLALGVPAALALDRYQFKAKAAVQSFFLSPLLIPSIVLALGMVLLFGPLKLTNTYAGIIIGHVAITIPFVIRTTLMSLTTTDTSCEAAARILGANSWTVFRRVTLPIIQPGVIAGGVIAFIVSFDEAVISLFVAESGLPTLPVQVLRYVENSADAAVAALSVILILISLAVVVVVERVMGLRKAL
- a CDS encoding ABC transporter permease, yielding MTMLQARGRSALRPAETGELERATAKRNRRTYLALLIPGLLGLLVSFVFPLAYMVRMSFNRGAPDGVIEETFTFDTYLQPLTDPYYWKVTLDTFQMGLTVGVLCILVSYPVALFLARSRSKYRSLLLAIAIAPLLTSAVVRTYGWMVILGTNGLVNSSLTGLGVIHTPLKLTNNMTGVTIGLVEIFMPYAILAMISGFGRLSPQLEEAAGSLGASKLNVFTRVTLPLSLPGILTAFLLVFVLSISTFITPRLLGGGSVQVLATEIYDQTTGLLNWPFAAALSVILLVLFGLIIAVYQRLTRKIGG
- a CDS encoding ABC transporter ATP-binding protein — protein: MSQTKLSIVDLTKRYAAGLEPAVDRLNMQVEEGHLVALLGPSGCGKTTTLRMVAGLMDPTAGSIVVDGKEITHTPVNKRGMGMVFQSYALFPHMNVEQNVAFGLQMRQTPKAEQKKRVAAALEMVQLGHLGKRQTRELSGGQQQRIALARALVVEPTLLLLDEPLSNLDAKLRETMRTEIRSIQQRTRATTLFVTHDQDEALDMADRIAVMNGGLIEQFGSPTDVYERPRTHFVANFIGQANFLQATVVSEAGPAAAGESYYKVDIEGLGGFGAVGSSGLAGTHELVIRPHRLKVTLSHGERDAIEGTIERVSYTGDALSVAVKVGQKSFNAQLLTSSGELPRVGDKAYLSWSAEDAYILPPLAKGQAS
- a CDS encoding ABC transporter substrate-binding protein, which translates into the protein MKIAIKGKLAAVAAISVSAMVLSGCGGSPSSSGSGSATSGEVNLIAYSGVWQDQYTAAVIEPFKAKYPDIKINFSSKRSSAEMLSALQGQKSNPATDVAIMDNSVSTTGNKQGLFDKVDQAAVPNLANVPEKFRDKDGYGPVAMLDAVGLLYDTTTFPQAPDSWKVLWDPAYAGKINVNAPPSLLGLSLTAITAKMEGEDYTKSIDKAVAKLKEMAPGVQTFAPNPDEYQNVITGQTVLGLGQNARGQFYSDQSNKKMGVTFPKEGTVYQINTVNLVKAAPHSAAAKTFMNYALSPEAQTAFAKALFYAPSVTNAELPADVKSRVVPTDGSLNIIPLDVDFLSSARDKWTDTWKREIITK